The Juglans microcarpa x Juglans regia isolate MS1-56 chromosome 2S, Jm3101_v1.0, whole genome shotgun sequence genome has a window encoding:
- the LOC121252379 gene encoding uncharacterized protein LOC121252379: MDKSWMNDPDRLVSPAYAEGVKYFLAQARNHASGRDRIRCPCRACLNNLWLPIFEVETHLFMKGINPNYTQWIFHGEEDTTWNMSDEDIDDDINQEDDYIDDMQDMLDDIRAGTFDDAPQDSTPAANRPPETVDLLSFQQLLEDARRPLFDGCTKFSKLSFVVKLLHIKSIGGWSIKSFDILLDLLRSAFPDALLPQSYEESRSLERGLGFKYHKIHACPNDCILFWKENAVLNECPVCKASRWIPNTHGQRAVPQKVLRHFPLKPRLQRLFMSAKIAGDMRWHKEQQTKEDSCMRHPADSECWKKFDEDHDWFALDPRNVRLGLASDGFTPFNNLAKPHSIWPVILVPYNLPPWSCMKDQFFITSLIIPGPRSPGNEIDVYLQPLIDELLEFWVDGVPTYDASTKETFMLHAALLWTINDFPAYGNLSGWSTKGKLACPSCNADTDSNWLKYGRKHCYMGHRRFLPPDHIWRRKKWLFNSREDHRMPPREFGPEEIQNQLQMIGDVQFGKSHRKKKRTAEELNWTKCSIFFVLPYWSTLRLRHNLDVMHIEKNIADNILFTLMNSPGKSKDNINSRRDLELLGYRKELHLIWHGDRVTMPHAQYTLNVEQRNKFCEWLSDIKFPDGFASNISNCVSRRDCKISGLKSHDCHVFLQRLLPIAAGGI, translated from the coding sequence atggacaaaagttggatgaatGACCCCGATAGGCTCGTATCACCTGCATACGCCGAAGGCGTTAAATATTTCCTCGCACAAGCACGAAACCATGCAAGTGGAAGGGATCGCATCCGGTGTCCATGTCGTGCATGCCTTAACAATCTGTGGCTGCCTATATTTGAGgtggaaactcatttgtttATGAAAGGGATCAACCCAAATTACACGcagtggatatttcatggggaggaggaTACAACATGGAACATGAGTGAtgaagatattgatgatgatatCAACCAAGAAGACGATTACATAGATGACATGCAGGATATGTTGGATGACATCCGGGCAGGCACCTTCGATGATGCGCCCCAAGATAGCACTCCTGCGGCAAACAGGCCACCAGAGACGGTAGATTTATTATCTTTCCAGCAACTACTAGAGGATGCCCGACGTCCGTTATTTGATGggtgtacaaaattttcaaaactgtcaTTCGTGGTCAAGTTGTTACACATCAAATCAATCGGTGGGTGGTCAATTAAGTCATTTGACATTCTACTTGATTTGTTGAGGTCTGCCTTTCCTGATGCCCTATTGCCACAATCATATGAGGAGTCAAGGTCGTTGGAGCGCGGTTTGGGCTTcaaataccacaaaatccatgcgTGCCCCAACGACTGCATcttattttggaaggaaaatgcagTTCTTAATGAATGCCCTGTATGTAAGGCTTCGAGGTGGATACCAAATACACACGGACAGCGCGCGGTACCTCAAAAAGTGTTGCGTCACTTTCCTTTGAAACCGAGATTGCAGCGTCTCTTCATGTCTGCAAAGATAGCAGGTGATATGCGATGGCACAAAGAGCAACAGACGAAAGAAGATAGTTGTATGAGACATCCGGCCGACTCTGAGTgctggaagaaatttgatgaagaTCATGACTGGTTCGCTTTAGATCCTCGCAATGTTAGGCTCGGTCTGGCAAGTGATGGCTTCACTCCATTCAACAACTTGGCTAAACCTCATAGCATTTGGCCAGTGATCCTTGTCCCCTATAACTTGCCGCCGTGGTCATGCATGAAAGACCAATTCTTCATAACATCTCTGATTATTCCTGGCCcaaggtcaccagggaatgaGATTGATGTATACTTGCAGCCGTTGATCGATGAACTGCTTGAATTTTGGGTAGATGGGGTACCTACATATGATGCCTCAACTAAGGAGACGTTTATGTTGCATGCTGCCTTATTGTGGACAATCAACGATTTTCCTGCCTACGGGAATCTGTCTGGCTGGTCAACAAAGGGAAAATTGGCTTGTCCATCTTGCAATGCAGACACAGACTCTAATTGGTTGAAATATGGCCGAAAACATTGTTACATGGGACATCGTCGTTTCTTACCCCCAGATCACATATGGAGAAGGAAGAAATGGTTGTTCAACAGTAGAGAAGATCATCGCATGCCACCAAGGGAATTTGGTCCTGAAGAGATTCAAAATCAATTGCAGATGATTGGGGATGTTCAGTTTGGCAAATCTCATAGGAAGAAAAAACGCACTGCTGAAGAGCTGAACTGGACAAAGTGTAGCATATTCTTCGTGTTACCTTATTGGTCAACACTTCGACTTCGgcataatttagatgttatgcatattgagaagaatATTGCCGACAACATCTTATTCACTTTAATGAACAGTCCAGGGAAAAGTAAGGATAACATCAATTCAAGGCGTGACTTAGAGCTTTTGGGCTATAGAAAAGAATTACACTTGATATGGCATGGTGATCGTGTAACAATGCCACATGCACAGTACACATTAAACGTCGAGCaaaggaataaattttgtgagtggttgtcTGATATCAAATTTCCAGATGGGTTCGCTTCCAATATCTCGAACTGTGTATCTCGACGTGACTGCAAAATCTCAGGGTTGAAAAGCCATGACTGTCACGTTTTCCTTCAAAGACTACTCCCTATTGCTGCTGGGGGTATTTAA
- the LOC121252378 gene encoding uncharacterized protein LOC121252378: METEGTQEQRRRTRGPSRCIFFDKLRKNGKVQLKINDGETAPCCEHASMFTTRVSWIVKQYCDMSYKRWSDVPPAIKEELIDRVRSDFVLDWDRENHRLSVTKALRKRFNSFHHDLHKIYESYGSHAEALANGTSLVDPIVWVKLCERWGSDAFKKISAQNRENRNKQAINHTSGRKSFVRLLEQKRNENENLVDFYKETRWSKKKNAFVTDATESTYKEMQGRLDGLGPEQRSDEAAATIFREVLGHRPGYARGLGEMVIPESSRQRDKVQMQQYMSEAEKHKKDAEQYKKDAEQYKKDAEAYKSQLDEMRTEMQELREHQIENDKVMQSFFRAFPSFTESVRQTQCNDSPGP; encoded by the exons ATGGAGACCGAAGGAACGCAAGAACAGAGGAGACGAACTCGTGGGCCATCTAGATGCATTTTCTTTGACAAGCTAAGGAAGAACGGGAAAGTGCAGTTGAAGATAAACGATGGTGAGACAGCCCCATGTTGTGAACACGCTTCTATGTTCACAACACGAGTATCGTGGATTGTGAAACAATACTGTGACATGAGTTACAAGCGTTGGTCGGATGTCCCACCAGCGATTAAAGAGGAGCTCATTGACCGTGTTCGg AGTGACTTTGTGTTGGACTGGGATCGCGAAAACCACCGATTGAGCGTGACAAAGGCCTTACGTAAGCGCTTCAACTCCTTCCACCATGACTTGCACAAGATTTATGAATCCTATGGAAGCCACGCAGAAGCATTGGCTAATGGAACTAGTCTGGTGGACCCCATTGTATGGGTGAAGTTGTGTGAAAGGTGGGGCAGCGATGCCTTCAAG AAAATTTCAGCTCAAAATCGGGAGAACCGAAACAAGCAGGCCATTAATCACACATCAGGACGTAAATCATTCGTCCGATTACTTGAGCAAAAG cgcaatgagaatgagaatttgGTCGACTTCTACAAAGAGACGCGTTGGTCGAAGAAAAAGAATGCATTTGTCACAGATGCTACAGAAAGTACTTAT AAGGAGATGCAAGGTAGGTTGGATGGCCTAGGACCAGAGCAACGTAGTGATGAGGCAGCAGCGACTATCTTTAGGGAGGTTCTTGGCCATCGACCTGGATATGCACGGGGACTTGGAGAAATGGTCATCCCCGAGTCAAGTAGACAACGTGACAAAGTTCAAATGCAACAATACATGTCTGAGGCtgaaaagcacaagaaagatGCTGAACAATATAAGAAGGATGCTGAGCAATATAAGAAGGATGCTGAAGCTTACAAGAGTCAGCTGGATGAAATGAGGACAGAGATGCAGGAGCTGAGGGAGCATCAGATAGAAAATGACAAAGTGATGCAGTCTTTCTTTAGGGCTTTCCCATCGTTCACTGAGTCAGTTCGACAGACTCAGTGTAACGATTCCCCCGGCCCATAA